In a genomic window of Streptomyces sp. SJL17-4:
- a CDS encoding NUDIX domain-containing protein: MVTPDFIRTLRETAGHQLLFLPGVSAVVFDDRGRVLLGRRADNGRWAVIGGIIEPGEQPADCAVREVFEETAVHCEVERIVLVETLRKPVVYPNGDQCQFLDVSFRCRAIGGEARVNDDESTEVGWFDVNDLPEMKRFSLLRIEKALADEPTWFRTTATS, from the coding sequence ATGGTTACCCCTGACTTCATCCGAACCCTGCGCGAGACCGCCGGCCACCAGCTCCTCTTCCTGCCCGGAGTGAGCGCCGTCGTCTTCGACGACCGGGGCAGGGTGCTGCTCGGCCGACGCGCGGACAACGGACGCTGGGCCGTCATCGGGGGCATCATCGAGCCGGGGGAGCAGCCCGCCGACTGCGCGGTGCGCGAGGTCTTCGAGGAGACGGCCGTGCACTGCGAGGTCGAGCGGATCGTGCTCGTCGAGACCCTTCGTAAGCCCGTCGTCTACCCCAACGGCGACCAGTGCCAGTTCCTGGACGTCTCCTTCCGCTGCCGTGCGATCGGCGGGGAGGCGCGGGTCAACGACGACGAGTCCACCGAGGTCGGCTGGTTCGACGTGAACGACCTGCCGGAGATGAAGCGCTTCTCGCTGCTTCGGATCGAGAAGGCGCTGGCCGACGAACCCACATGGTTCCGCACCACAGCAACCAGCTGA
- a CDS encoding 3-hydroxybutyrate dehydrogenase, which produces MSAPITAPLGAVADPDSPAAAPRPRAVVLDLTGRTALVTGAAGGIGRACALRLAASGARVRAVDRVAEGLEALAEEAAELPGSLEPQLLDLTDLDAAEAAADGADILVNNAGLQLVRPIQEFPPDVFHTVLTVMLEAPFRLIRGALPHMYAQGWGRIVNISSVHGLRASAFKSAYVAAKHGLEGLSKTAALEGAPHGVTSNCVNPGYVRTPLVERQIADQAAAHGIPPQRVLSEVLLKDSALKRLIEPDEVAEAVLYLCAPQASFITGTSLTLDGGWTAH; this is translated from the coding sequence ATGAGCGCCCCCATCACCGCCCCCCTCGGTGCCGTAGCGGACCCCGATTCGCCCGCCGCCGCACCCCGGCCCCGTGCCGTCGTCCTCGACCTCACCGGCCGCACCGCGCTCGTCACCGGCGCGGCCGGCGGCATCGGGCGTGCCTGCGCGCTGCGGCTCGCCGCCTCGGGGGCCCGGGTGAGAGCCGTCGACCGGGTGGCCGAGGGCCTGGAGGCCCTCGCCGAGGAGGCCGCCGAGCTCCCCGGGAGCCTCGAACCCCAGCTCCTCGACCTCACCGACCTGGACGCCGCCGAGGCGGCCGCCGACGGCGCCGACATCCTCGTCAACAACGCCGGACTCCAGCTCGTCCGCCCCATCCAGGAGTTCCCGCCGGACGTCTTCCACACCGTGCTCACGGTCATGCTGGAAGCGCCCTTCCGTCTGATCCGGGGCGCCCTGCCGCACATGTACGCCCAGGGCTGGGGCCGGATCGTCAACATCTCCTCCGTCCACGGGCTGCGGGCCTCCGCGTTCAAGTCCGCGTATGTGGCCGCCAAACACGGTCTGGAGGGCCTCTCCAAGACCGCCGCCCTCGAAGGCGCCCCGCACGGGGTCACCTCCAACTGCGTCAACCCCGGCTATGTGCGCACCCCGCTCGTCGAACGGCAGATCGCCGACCAGGCCGCCGCCCACGGGATCCCCCCGCAGCGGGTCCTCTCCGAGGTCCTGCTGAAGGACTCGGCGCTCAAGCGGCTCATCGAGCCGGACGAGGTCGCCGAGGCCGTGCTCTACCTCTGCGCTCCCCAGGCCTCGTTCATCACCGGCACGTCCCTCACGCTCGACGGCGGCTGGACCGCCCACTGA
- a CDS encoding GAF domain-containing protein gives MSHESVSYLELLARGAATEAYDRPVLLARASGAGPEALAELEEAKQLALRVRAELEGRRRREAELSALFATAHDLAGLRDLDAVLRAIVQRARSLLGTECAYLSLNDPAAGDTYMRVTEGSVSARFQQLRLGMGEGLGGLVAQTARPYVTDDYFDDARFQHTRTIDTAVRDEGLVAILGVPLSLGSQVIGVLFAADRRARVFEREQVALLGSFAAHAAVAIDTANLLAETRSALAELERANDIIREHSGVIERASEVHDRLSELVLHGGGVHDVAHAVSEVLGGTVEFTEEGAGTARRAGGHAVREGDDWVAAVSAGGETLGALVLHGQPDLDPVDQRTLERAALVTSLLLLARRSAGEAEQRVRGELLDDLLDAPDRDRRLLRERAARLRTDSEAPHVVLAARIDRAGGTADPDAGGRESADRQRLWSAATHLAATRQGLASARDGGTVLLLPLGPGESAADLARQTARSLGGTLREPVTVGASAPVRAPLDHPDQVGVAYEEARRCLDALRLLHRSGQGAAAEDLGFLGLLLADSRDIDGFVDRTVGQVVAYDRRRGTDLIRTMDAYFASGMSPARTKDELHVHVNTVAQRLERVGRLLGPDWQSPARALEIQLALRLHALADAVATT, from the coding sequence ATGTCCCACGAATCCGTCTCCTATCTCGAACTCCTCGCCAGGGGAGCCGCGACGGAGGCCTACGACCGGCCCGTGCTGCTCGCCCGTGCGAGCGGCGCGGGCCCCGAGGCGCTGGCCGAACTCGAAGAGGCCAAGCAGCTCGCCCTGCGGGTCCGGGCCGAGCTCGAGGGACGGCGGCGCCGCGAGGCGGAGCTGTCCGCGCTCTTCGCCACCGCCCACGACCTCGCGGGACTGCGCGACCTCGACGCCGTGCTGCGCGCCATCGTCCAGCGCGCCCGCTCGCTCCTCGGCACCGAGTGCGCCTATCTGAGCCTCAACGACCCGGCCGCCGGAGACACGTACATGCGGGTCACCGAGGGCTCGGTCTCCGCCCGCTTCCAGCAGCTCAGACTGGGCATGGGAGAAGGGCTCGGCGGCCTCGTCGCCCAGACGGCCCGCCCGTACGTCACCGACGACTACTTCGACGACGCGCGCTTCCAGCACACCCGGACCATCGACACGGCCGTACGGGACGAGGGCCTCGTCGCCATCCTGGGCGTCCCGCTCAGCCTCGGCAGCCAGGTCATCGGCGTCCTCTTCGCCGCCGATCGACGGGCCAGGGTCTTCGAACGCGAACAGGTCGCGCTGCTCGGCTCCTTCGCCGCGCACGCGGCCGTCGCCATCGACACGGCCAACCTCCTCGCGGAGACCCGCTCGGCCCTCGCCGAGCTGGAGCGCGCCAACGACATCATCCGTGAGCACAGCGGCGTCATCGAGCGCGCCTCGGAGGTCCACGACCGGCTCTCCGAGCTCGTCCTGCACGGCGGCGGCGTCCATGACGTGGCCCACGCCGTCTCCGAGGTCCTCGGCGGCACCGTCGAGTTCACCGAGGAGGGCGCCGGAACCGCCCGCCGGGCCGGGGGCCACGCCGTCCGCGAGGGCGATGACTGGGTCGCCGCCGTCTCCGCCGGCGGCGAGACCCTGGGCGCCCTCGTGCTGCACGGTCAGCCGGACCTCGACCCGGTCGACCAGCGCACCCTGGAGCGCGCGGCGCTCGTCACCTCCCTCCTCCTGCTCGCCCGACGCTCGGCGGGTGAGGCGGAGCAGCGCGTACGCGGCGAACTCCTCGACGACCTGCTCGACGCCCCCGACCGCGACCGGCGGCTGCTCCGGGAGCGCGCCGCCCGGCTCCGTACCGACAGCGAAGCCCCGCACGTGGTGCTCGCCGCGCGGATCGACCGGGCCGGCGGCACGGCCGATCCGGATGCCGGCGGCCGCGAGAGCGCCGACCGCCAGCGCCTCTGGTCGGCGGCCACCCACCTGGCCGCCACCCGCCAAGGACTCGCCTCGGCCCGCGACGGCGGAACGGTCCTGCTGCTTCCTCTCGGCCCCGGCGAGAGCGCCGCCGACCTCGCACGGCAGACCGCGCGCAGCCTCGGCGGCACCCTGCGCGAGCCGGTCACCGTCGGCGCCTCCGCTCCCGTACGGGCGCCCCTGGACCATCCGGACCAGGTGGGCGTCGCGTACGAGGAGGCCCGCCGCTGCCTCGACGCGCTTCGGCTCCTGCACCGCTCGGGCCAGGGCGCCGCGGCCGAGGACCTCGGCTTCCTCGGCCTGCTGCTCGCCGACAGCCGGGACATCGACGGCTTCGTCGACCGGACGGTGGGCCAGGTCGTCGCGTACGACCGGCGCCGGGGCACGGATCTGATCCGCACCATGGACGCCTACTTCGCGAGCGGCATGAGCCCGGCCCGGACCAAGGACGAACTCCACGTCCACGTCAACACGGTGGCCCAGCGCCTGGAACGGGTGGGCCGCCTCCTCGGCCCGGACTGGCAGTCCCCGGCCCGCGCACTGGAGATCCAGCTGGCGCTGCGCCTGCACGCGCTCGCGGACGCGGTCGCGACTACGTGA
- a CDS encoding MFS transporter, which translates to MAAATPSPTPPGSLKRIVAASLIGTTIEWYDFFLYGSAAALVFNKLFFPESDPLVGTLLSFLTYAVGFAARPLGALVFGHYGDRLGRKKLLVLSLLLMGGATFAIGLLPTHATVGSVAPVLLTVLRLVQGFALGGEWGGAVLLVSEHGDAKRRGFWASWPQTGAPAGQLLATGVLSALTALLSDAAFASWGWRIPFLLSGVLVIVGLWIRLSVDESPVFKAALAAAEERKAVAGQVEKMPLVAVLRHHWRDVLIAMGARMAENISYYVITAFILVYATTEVGLSKQTALNAVLIGSAVHFAVIPLWGALSDRLGRRPVYLIGAIGVGAWMFPFFTLIDRGTFGSLLLAVTVGLVLHGAMYAPQAAFFSEMFATRMRYSGASIGAQFSSVAAGAPAPLIATALLADYGDSTPIALYVIAAALLTVVAIACAKETRDRDLGEIEERTAADAKVGADA; encoded by the coding sequence ATGGCCGCCGCAACACCCTCCCCGACGCCACCCGGTTCCCTCAAGCGGATCGTCGCCGCCAGTCTCATCGGCACCACCATCGAGTGGTACGACTTCTTCCTGTACGGGTCCGCCGCCGCGCTCGTGTTCAACAAGCTGTTCTTTCCCGAGTCCGATCCGCTCGTCGGGACCCTGCTGTCCTTCCTGACGTATGCGGTCGGGTTCGCCGCCCGGCCCCTCGGGGCGCTGGTGTTCGGGCACTACGGCGACCGGCTCGGGCGGAAGAAGCTGCTGGTGCTCAGCCTGCTGCTGATGGGTGGGGCCACCTTCGCCATCGGGTTGCTGCCCACCCACGCGACCGTCGGCTCCGTCGCCCCGGTGCTGCTGACCGTGCTGCGGCTGGTGCAGGGATTCGCGCTCGGTGGTGAGTGGGGCGGGGCCGTCCTGCTGGTGTCCGAGCACGGGGACGCCAAGCGGCGCGGGTTCTGGGCCTCGTGGCCGCAGACCGGCGCGCCGGCCGGTCAGCTGCTCGCGACCGGTGTGCTGTCCGCGCTGACCGCGCTGCTCTCCGACGCCGCCTTCGCCTCGTGGGGCTGGCGCATCCCCTTCCTGCTCTCCGGTGTGCTCGTGATCGTCGGCCTCTGGATCCGGCTCTCCGTCGACGAGTCGCCCGTCTTCAAGGCGGCCCTTGCCGCCGCCGAGGAGCGCAAGGCCGTCGCCGGTCAGGTGGAGAAGATGCCGCTGGTCGCGGTCCTCCGGCACCACTGGCGGGACGTGCTGATCGCGATGGGTGCCCGGATGGCGGAGAACATCTCCTACTACGTGATCACCGCGTTCATCCTGGTCTACGCGACCACCGAGGTCGGGCTCTCCAAGCAGACCGCGCTGAACGCCGTTCTCATCGGCTCCGCCGTCCACTTCGCGGTGATCCCGCTCTGGGGCGCGCTCTCCGACCGCCTCGGCCGCCGTCCCGTGTACCTGATCGGCGCGATCGGTGTCGGCGCGTGGATGTTCCCGTTCTTCACGCTCATCGACCGGGGCACCTTCGGCTCCCTGCTGCTCGCCGTGACCGTCGGCCTGGTCCTGCACGGGGCGATGTACGCGCCGCAGGCCGCCTTCTTCTCCGAGATGTTCGCGACCCGGATGCGGTACTCCGGTGCCTCCATCGGCGCCCAGTTCTCCTCCGTGGCCGCCGGCGCGCCCGCCCCGCTCATCGCGACCGCCCTCCTCGCCGACTACGGCGACTCGACTCCGATCGCCCTGTACGTGATCGCCGCCGCGCTGCTCACCGTGGTCGCCATCGCCTGCGCCAAGGAGACCCGCGACCGTGACCTCGGGGAGATCGAGGAGCGGACCGCCGCCGATGCCAAGGTCGGCGCCGACGCCTGA
- a CDS encoding 2'-5' RNA ligase family protein, with protein MPEPGTTAVVIALPDAAPLLDAAWRIDPALVRRGVPAHVSLLYPFVPESALTDQDEQGVRSLAASFPAADLRLEEVVTASGFVAVTVPGLQPIVDAFRGQWPGLRPYRGRFGARPAAHVTVAMGADDPAAAARVRAAIDSLLPLDTRAAAVQLVGLTEEGWQPRFTVPLGVPVGP; from the coding sequence GTGCCAGAGCCAGGGACCACGGCCGTCGTCATTGCCTTGCCCGATGCCGCCCCGCTCCTCGATGCGGCGTGGCGTATCGACCCTGCGCTCGTGCGTCGTGGGGTGCCGGCGCACGTCTCGCTCCTCTATCCGTTCGTGCCGGAGTCGGCGCTGACAGATCAGGACGAGCAGGGCGTGCGTTCCCTGGCCGCGAGTTTTCCGGCCGCTGATCTGCGCTTGGAGGAGGTCGTGACGGCGTCCGGCTTCGTCGCCGTCACCGTTCCGGGACTCCAACCGATCGTCGATGCGTTCCGCGGCCAGTGGCCCGGGTTGCGCCCGTACAGGGGCCGCTTCGGGGCGCGGCCCGCCGCCCATGTCACGGTCGCTATGGGTGCGGACGACCCGGCAGCTGCAGCCCGTGTCCGCGCTGCGATCGACAGCCTGCTGCCGCTGGACACCCGTGCGGCGGCGGTCCAGCTGGTGGGGCTGACGGAGGAAGGCTGGCAGCCGCGCTTCACCGTGCCGCTCGGCGTCCCGGTCGGGCCGTAG
- a CDS encoding PhzF family phenazine biosynthesis isomerase, whose translation MNSVRETPDVLRYTAFSDDPEGGNPAGIVLDATGLSGEEMLAIAAEVGYSESAFLTAPPEGADSGASESGRAYTIRYFSPKAEVPFCGHATVATAVALGERVGPGDLVFTTQAGTVPVTVTREGGVLRATLTSVEPHIEEIAADDLAEALAALDWPADDLDPALPPRIAFAGARHLVIAAASRERLARLAYDFARLEALMHRLDLTTLQLVWRASADVFHVRAPFPVGGVVEDPATGAAAAAFGAYARELGLVPEATVLTLHQGEDMGRPGVLTVELRAGDRRIRVGGAGTRIPA comes from the coding sequence ATGAACTCCGTACGGGAAACCCCCGACGTCCTGCGTTACACCGCCTTCTCCGACGATCCCGAGGGAGGCAATCCCGCCGGAATCGTTCTCGATGCCACGGGCCTCAGCGGCGAGGAGATGCTGGCGATCGCCGCCGAAGTCGGCTACAGCGAGAGCGCGTTCCTGACGGCGCCGCCCGAGGGGGCGGACTCCGGCGCGTCGGAGTCCGGGCGCGCGTACACGATCCGCTACTTCAGCCCCAAGGCGGAGGTGCCCTTCTGCGGTCACGCCACCGTCGCGACGGCCGTGGCCCTCGGCGAGCGCGTCGGCCCCGGCGACCTGGTGTTCACCACGCAGGCCGGGACCGTGCCGGTCACCGTGACGCGCGAGGGCGGGGTGCTGCGGGCCACGCTCACGAGCGTCGAGCCGCACATCGAGGAGATCGCGGCCGATGACCTGGCAGAGGCACTCGCCGCGCTCGACTGGCCGGCCGACGACCTCGATCCCGCCCTGCCTCCCCGCATCGCCTTCGCGGGCGCCCGCCATCTGGTCATCGCCGCCGCGAGCCGAGAGCGCCTGGCCCGCCTGGCGTACGACTTCGCCCGGCTGGAGGCCCTGATGCACCGGCTCGACCTGACGACGCTGCAGCTGGTCTGGCGCGCCTCTGCGGACGTCTTCCACGTCCGCGCCCCGTTCCCGGTGGGCGGTGTGGTCGAGGACCCGGCGACCGGGGCGGCGGCCGCCGCCTTCGGCGCGTACGCCCGTGAGCTCGGACTCGTGCCCGAGGCGACGGTTCTCACCCTCCACCAGGGGGAGGACATGGGACGCCCCGGCGTCCTGACGGTGGAACTGCGGGCGGGCGACCGGCGGATCAGGGTCGGCGGCGCAGGGACCCGCATCCCGGCCTGA
- a CDS encoding TIGR03086 family metal-binding protein: MTHTENTPRSTVAPDATDDPRQGLLKAIALAGRTVIAVRPEQFDGPTPCTEFTVRMLAGHLVAVLRRIALAGRGGDVMSLPAVADDLADTEWQETWDAAVREVEAAWADPEILGRTLTLPFGRVPGAAAAAVWTSEFTVHTWDMATATGQLPEWDPELVAISYDAMRRGLPTGPRDGTPFGAAVDVDADAPAIDRLVAWCGRKP; this comes from the coding sequence ATGACGCACACGGAGAACACCCCACGGTCCACTGTCGCCCCTGACGCCACCGACGACCCTCGCCAGGGCCTGCTGAAGGCGATCGCGCTGGCCGGACGTACCGTCATCGCAGTCCGGCCCGAGCAGTTCGACGGGCCCACGCCCTGCACCGAATTCACCGTCCGGATGCTGGCCGGGCACCTCGTCGCCGTCCTCCGCCGGATCGCCCTCGCCGGGCGCGGCGGCGACGTGATGAGTCTCCCCGCGGTCGCCGACGACCTCGCGGACACCGAATGGCAAGAGACGTGGGACGCCGCGGTGCGTGAGGTCGAGGCGGCGTGGGCGGATCCCGAGATCCTGGGCCGGACACTGACGCTGCCGTTCGGTCGCGTTCCGGGTGCTGCCGCCGCAGCCGTCTGGACCTCGGAATTCACCGTGCACACCTGGGACATGGCCACCGCGACCGGCCAACTCCCGGAGTGGGACCCCGAGCTCGTGGCGATCTCGTACGACGCCATGAGGCGCGGGCTGCCCACCGGGCCGCGTGATGGTACGCCGTTCGGGGCCGCGGTGGACGTCGACGCGGACGCGCCGGCCATCGACCGCCTCGTGGCGTGGTGCGGACGCAAGCCGTAA
- a CDS encoding WYL domain-containing protein, giving the protein MRADRLVATLLFLQTRTRVTVAEVAAELEVSPRTARRDLEALSTAGIPVYSQRGRGGGWSLVGGARTDLTGLTAEEIRALFLLAGPAATTPELRTALRKLVRALPAPLRSGAEAASRAGLADGTAWSRADATATGPHLDALRRAVVDGIQVRLGYAGPGKPVGVRTVHPLGLVAKAGHDYLVAGTERGLRTFRLSRVASAEATGEPVVRPPGFDLPTAWRSFAARFEERLYAATVRARAEPGAMAILERLFDGRLHLGPTFPDGWTEIRVDGPTPEVIATQLAGLGARIEVLDPPEARERLARLAVELAGVYGPQGSF; this is encoded by the coding sequence ATGAGAGCCGATCGCCTGGTGGCAACTTTGCTGTTCCTCCAAACGCGCACCCGTGTGACCGTGGCCGAGGTCGCCGCCGAACTCGAAGTGTCGCCACGGACCGCACGCCGCGACCTGGAGGCCCTGTCCACCGCGGGGATCCCCGTCTACTCGCAGCGGGGCCGCGGCGGCGGCTGGTCGCTGGTCGGCGGCGCCCGTACGGACCTCACCGGGCTGACCGCCGAGGAGATCCGGGCACTGTTCCTGCTCGCGGGCCCTGCGGCCACCACGCCCGAACTGCGCACGGCACTGCGCAAGTTGGTACGTGCGCTGCCCGCCCCCCTGCGTTCGGGCGCCGAGGCCGCGTCGCGGGCCGGCCTTGCCGACGGCACGGCCTGGTCGCGCGCCGACGCCACGGCCACCGGGCCGCACCTCGACGCGCTCCGGCGGGCCGTGGTGGACGGGATCCAGGTGCGTCTCGGGTACGCCGGGCCCGGCAAGCCGGTCGGCGTGCGAACCGTCCATCCGCTCGGGCTCGTCGCGAAGGCCGGTCACGACTACCTCGTCGCCGGGACGGAGCGGGGCTTGCGAACCTTCCGGCTCAGCCGGGTCGCCTCGGCCGAGGCAACCGGCGAGCCCGTCGTACGGCCGCCCGGCTTCGACCTTCCGACGGCCTGGCGTTCGTTCGCCGCGCGCTTTGAGGAGCGGCTGTACGCGGCAACGGTTCGGGCCCGGGCCGAGCCGGGTGCCATGGCGATCCTGGAGCGACTGTTCGACGGGCGCCTGCACCTCGGTCCGACGTTCCCCGACGGGTGGACGGAGATACGGGTCGACGGGCCGACGCCGGAGGTCATCGCGACACAGCTGGCCGGGCTGGGGGCACGCATCGAGGTGCTGGACCCGCCGGAGGCAAGGGAGCGACTCGCACGTCTGGCGGTTGAGCTGGCCGGTGTGTACGGACCGCAGGGCTCTTTCTGA
- a CDS encoding response regulator transcription factor: MTTDSRPVRVLVADDEAMVRAGVRAILARDPHVDVVAEAGDGDEAIALARRHRPDVVLLDIQMPGMDGLTAVTRLHRELPGVGVIMLTTFGQDEYVTRALEEGADGFLLKADDPRELLNGVRAVGAGGAYLSPRVAGRVIAGLRAHRAAHPHRPLDRLTQRERDVLAGLGAGLSNAEIANRLHLVEGTVKAHVSAVLGKLGARNRVEAAISAYQAGLVPARSR, from the coding sequence ATGACAACCGACAGCCGACCGGTCCGGGTCCTGGTGGCCGACGACGAGGCGATGGTCCGGGCCGGGGTGCGGGCCATCCTGGCCCGCGACCCGCACGTCGACGTGGTCGCCGAGGCAGGCGACGGGGACGAGGCCATCGCCCTCGCCCGCCGGCACCGGCCGGACGTCGTCCTGTTGGACATCCAGATGCCCGGCATGGACGGGCTGACGGCGGTGACGCGGCTCCACCGCGAGCTGCCGGGTGTCGGTGTGATCATGCTGACGACGTTCGGTCAGGACGAGTACGTCACCCGTGCCCTGGAGGAGGGCGCCGACGGCTTCCTGCTGAAGGCTGACGACCCGCGAGAACTCCTCAACGGCGTAAGAGCAGTGGGAGCCGGCGGAGCGTACCTGTCCCCACGGGTCGCGGGCCGCGTCATCGCAGGGCTGCGCGCACACCGCGCGGCCCATCCCCACCGGCCACTGGACCGGCTCACCCAACGGGAGCGCGACGTGCTGGCCGGACTCGGGGCCGGGCTGTCGAACGCGGAGATCGCGAACCGCCTGCACCTGGTCGAGGGGACGGTGAAGGCACATGTCAGCGCTGTGCTCGGGAAGTTGGGTGCGCGAAACCGCGTGGAGGCGGCCATCTCCGCGTACCAGGCCGGCCTGGTCCCGGCGCGCTCCCGCTGA
- a CDS encoding ATP-binding cassette domain-containing protein, which yields MITLRGLTKRYGATHAVDDLTLDVRAGLVTGFLGPNGAGKSTTMRMILGLDHPTRGRALIAGRPYAALRRPLCAVGAMLDARAIHPARSGRAHLVAQARANGIPVRRVDEVLELVGLAKAARRPAGTYSLGMSGRLGVAGALLGDPPVLVLDEPVNGLDPDGVRWIRRLVRDRAAEGRTVFLSSHLMSEMQLTADHLVVIGRGRLLKDTSMTDFLAAASPVSARVSVPDPEERAALARRLMAADGVSVETSESGELTVEGRSAADIGDLAHHCGVRLHGLGDVRVSLEQAYMDLTARSVEYATGGTDTSAVRGTDTGTARAAGKGERR from the coding sequence GTGATCACCCTCCGAGGACTCACCAAACGCTACGGCGCCACCCACGCCGTGGACGATCTCACACTCGACGTCCGGGCCGGCCTCGTGACCGGGTTCCTCGGTCCCAACGGGGCCGGGAAGTCCACCACGATGCGCATGATCCTGGGCCTGGACCACCCCACGCGCGGGCGGGCCCTGATCGCCGGCCGGCCCTACGCGGCCCTGCGCCGGCCACTGTGCGCGGTCGGGGCGATGCTGGACGCCCGGGCCATCCATCCGGCCCGTTCGGGCCGCGCGCACCTGGTCGCCCAAGCCCGGGCCAATGGCATTCCGGTACGGCGCGTGGACGAGGTCCTTGAGCTGGTGGGCCTGGCCAAGGCTGCCCGGCGCCCGGCCGGCACCTACTCGCTCGGCATGAGCGGGCGGCTGGGAGTGGCGGGTGCCCTGCTCGGCGATCCGCCCGTGCTCGTCCTGGACGAGCCGGTCAACGGCCTCGACCCGGACGGGGTGCGGTGGATCCGCCGGCTGGTGCGCGACCGGGCTGCGGAGGGACGCACCGTCTTCCTCTCCAGCCACCTGATGAGCGAGATGCAGCTGACGGCCGACCACCTCGTGGTCATCGGACGAGGACGTCTGCTGAAGGACACATCCATGACGGATTTCCTCGCCGCCGCCTCCCCGGTGTCGGCACGCGTCTCGGTGCCCGACCCGGAGGAACGAGCGGCGCTGGCCCGCCGTTTGATGGCGGCCGACGGGGTGAGCGTCGAGACGTCCGAGTCCGGCGAACTCACCGTCGAGGGCCGCAGCGCCGCCGACATCGGCGACCTCGCCCACCACTGCGGCGTCCGCCTGCACGGGCTGGGCGACGTCCGGGTCTCGCTGGAGCAGGCGTACATGGACCTGACCGCGCGCAGCGTCGAGTACGCGACCGGCGGCACTGACACGAGCGCGGTGCGCGGCACCGACACGGGGACAGCCCGCGCGGCCGGCAAGGGGGAACGACGGTGA
- a CDS encoding ABC transporter permease, producing MTTTTARGDGDRADLPGAGHDGLGRGTAGGFAGAVASEWTKLWSVRTPYLCLVAGLAMTGVFTFYYASIARINEYPVQPVGNAAASSAVIVQFAVVVLAMVTVTSEYSTGSVRASLLWVPRRHLVQAAKALVAGAVAFVAGTACAVVGMAVAWGPFGGRASFEAGTAVGQVLAVGLYQALVAVLTVGVAFATRHPAGALSILATLLWGLPSVLLGLGGPTLAAVNDVLPHGAGDHFMRVGTDAPHAPATAALIVAAWATGAQLVGLYVLRRRDA from the coding sequence GTGACCACGACGACGGCGCGCGGTGACGGTGACCGGGCGGACCTGCCCGGGGCAGGGCACGACGGCCTGGGCCGCGGCACGGCCGGCGGCTTCGCCGGGGCGGTCGCCTCGGAGTGGACCAAGCTGTGGTCGGTCCGGACCCCTTACCTCTGCCTCGTCGCGGGTCTCGCGATGACCGGGGTGTTCACCTTCTACTACGCCTCGATCGCCCGTATCAACGAGTATCCGGTCCAGCCTGTGGGGAACGCGGCGGCCTCTTCCGCCGTAATCGTCCAGTTCGCCGTGGTCGTGCTGGCCATGGTCACGGTGACCTCCGAATACTCGACAGGGAGCGTGCGGGCGTCACTGCTGTGGGTGCCCCGGCGCCATCTCGTCCAGGCGGCCAAGGCTCTGGTGGCGGGCGCGGTCGCGTTCGTCGCCGGCACCGCGTGCGCGGTCGTGGGTATGGCGGTCGCCTGGGGGCCGTTCGGCGGGCGTGCCTCCTTCGAGGCGGGCACAGCCGTCGGACAGGTCCTGGCCGTCGGCCTGTACCAGGCGCTCGTGGCCGTGCTGACTGTCGGGGTGGCATTCGCCACGCGTCATCCCGCGGGCGCGCTGTCGATCCTGGCGACCCTGCTGTGGGGGCTGCCGAGCGTGCTTCTCGGGCTTGGCGGCCCGACTCTCGCGGCGGTCAACGACGTTCTGCCGCATGGAGCGGGCGACCACTTCATGCGCGTCGGAACAGACGCCCCGCACGCGCCCGCGACGGCGGCCCTGATCGTGGCGGCGTGGGCAACCGGCGCTCAGCTGGTCGGTCTGTACGTGTTGCGCCGCCGTGACGCGTGA